One segment of Pyricularia oryzae 70-15 chromosome 3, whole genome shotgun sequence DNA contains the following:
- a CDS encoding initiation-specific alpha-1,6-mannosyltransferase, whose protein sequence is MAFWKEMAIGVADGNTMSTLLDQATQTISRPRYRKGLLTVLALTVLSTVWLYGTAIVQRTGQLVKHVNHSFRGPRYHSTWDDAYGVKSHADHLIPPNIWQIMLPKAWGDDTPVNTDTLKETATWLAMNRDYRYTLVGEDGGKGFVKHHFGDNETIVSLFNSLPNVGMKSDLLRYMLLYVEGGVYTDTDTVALKPIDQWVPRTFRNQTKLVVGIEFDQLDGGRWADIPHTIQFCQWTIAAAPRHPVFQMMISRIIESWEYLKREHNPDGQNPTWNPSNFEVLNSTGPAAWTDVVWEYLQTTDDSLTDLRNLSSLGPPRLFRDALVLPIDGFGMGQRHSGSTNDGSVPEGALVRHLFGGSWRGD, encoded by the exons ATGGCTTTTTGGAAAGAGATGGCTATCGGCGTTGCCGATGGAAATACAATGTCGACGCTGCTCGATCAGGCCACCCAGACCATCTCACGGCCGCGATACCGCAAAGGGCTTCTGACGGTTCTCGCCTTGACTGTCCTGTCAACAGTTTGGCTGTACGGCACCGCGATCGTGCAGCGGACGGGTCAACTAGTCAAACATGTCAACCATAGCTTCAGAGGTCCGAGATACCACAGCACCTGGGATGATGCATACGGGGTCAAGTCGCACGCGGACCACCTTATTCCTCCGAATATCTGGCAGATTATGCTGCCCAAAGCCTGGGGCGATGATACCCCTGTCAACACGGACACTCTGAAGGAGACGGCCACGTGGTTGGCCATGAACAGAGATTACAGATA TACTCTTGTTGGCGAAGATGGCGGAAAGGGCTTTGTCAAGCACCATTTTGGCGACAACGAGACTATTGTTTCACTCTTCAACTCTTTGCCCAACGTCGGCATGAAATCCGACCTGCTTCGATACATGCTTCTCTATGTCGAGGGCGGTGTCTACACGGACACGGATACCGTTGCATTAAAGCCCATCGACCAGTGGGTGCCGAGGACGTTCCGCAACCAAACCAAGCTCGTCGTCGGTATCGAGTTCGATCAGCTCGACGGAGGCAGATGGGCCGACATCCCCCATACGATTCAGTTTTGTCAATGGACCATTGCTGCCGCGCCTCGCCACCCCGTCTTCCAGATGATGATATCCCGGATTATCGAGTCTTGGGAATATCTAAAGCGGGAGCACAACCCCGACGGCCAAAACCCGACGTGGAACCCGTCCAACTTTGAGGTCCTGAACTCGACTGGCCCAGCGGCATGGACGGATGTGGTCTGGGAGTATCTGCAGACGACCGACGACAGCTTGACGGATCTTAGGAACCTGTCATCCCTGGGTCCTCCCAGGCTGTTCCGTGACGCCCTCGTTCTACCCATCGACGGGTTCGGCATGGGACAGCGACACTCGGGCAGCACTAATGACGGAAGCGTACCCGAGGGTGCGCTGGTAAGACACCTGTTTGGGGGTTCATGGAGAGGAGACTAG